One genomic region from Bacillus sp. SLBN-46 encodes:
- a CDS encoding L-lactate dehydrogenase, which produces MKKNKLVIVGVGHVGSYVLADAMKLGLFAEIAVIDIDKDVAYGEALDQEHATALTYMSNTTVRAGDYSECSDADVIICAAGPSMIKNDKDAMPDRAQLAVVNSVVIREVMTGITKYTKNAVIIMITNPLDTMVYIAENEFSYPKGRIFGTGTMLDSARLRKIIATNYDIDPKSVTGYMMGEHGHTAFPVLSRLSVQGFGEKELDQVLQGKEPLSRESIKQKVVKAAFDVLNGKGWTNAGVAQAAVTLAKTVMLDERSVYPVCTTLHGQYGYYGDVALSMPCVIGRSGVEKQLEIALDDQELEWLHQSAEYIKETMKVAKTGKNSSLILKS; this is translated from the coding sequence ATGAAAAAAAATAAGTTAGTGATTGTAGGAGTGGGCCATGTTGGCTCTTATGTTCTTGCGGATGCCATGAAATTAGGATTATTTGCGGAAATAGCTGTCATTGATATAGATAAGGATGTTGCTTATGGCGAAGCTCTTGACCAAGAACATGCTACCGCTCTTACATATATGTCAAATACAACCGTACGTGCTGGAGATTATTCCGAATGTTCCGATGCGGATGTGATTATCTGTGCTGCTGGTCCGAGTATGATAAAAAATGACAAAGATGCGATGCCGGACAGGGCACAATTGGCTGTTGTCAATTCAGTTGTAATTCGTGAAGTCATGACTGGAATCACTAAATATACGAAAAACGCAGTCATTATTATGATAACAAATCCTTTAGATACAATGGTGTACATAGCAGAAAATGAATTCAGCTATCCGAAAGGACGTATATTTGGAACCGGAACTATGCTTGATTCCGCACGTCTTCGTAAAATAATTGCAACTAATTATGACATCGATCCAAAAAGTGTGACAGGTTATATGATGGGCGAACACGGACATACAGCTTTCCCAGTATTAAGCCGCTTAAGCGTGCAAGGATTTGGTGAAAAAGAATTAGACCAAGTTCTTCAAGGAAAAGAACCATTAAGTCGGGAAAGTATTAAACAAAAAGTTGTAAAGGCAGCATTTGATGTGCTAAATGGAAAAGGGTGGACAAATGCAGGTGTTGCCCAAGCTGCTGTTACACTAGCAAAGACAGTTATGCTGGATGAACGCAGTGTTTATCCTGTGTGTACAACACTACACGGACAATATGGATATTATGGAGATGTCGCATTAAGTATGCCATGCGTCATCGGCAGAAGTGGCGTAGAAAAACAATTAGAGATTGCTCTCGATGATCAAGAACTTGAATGGCTGCATCAATCAGCGGAATATATAAAAGAAACGATGAAAGTAGCAAAGACAGGGAAGAATTCATCATTAATCCTAAAATCGTAG
- the groL gene encoding chaperonin GroEL (60 kDa chaperone family; promotes refolding of misfolded polypeptides especially under stressful conditions; forms two stacked rings of heptamers to form a barrel-shaped 14mer; ends can be capped by GroES; misfolded proteins enter the barrel where they are refolded when GroES binds) gives MAKEIMFSEEARRAMLRGVDALANAVKVTLGPKGRNVVLEKKFGSPLITNDGVTIAKEIELEDAFENMGAKLVAEVASKTNDVAGDGTTTATVLAQAMIREGLKNVTAGANPMGIRKGIEKAVVTAVEELKAISKPIENKASIAQVAAISAADEEVGQLIAEAMERVGNDGVITIEESKGFTTELDVVEGMQFDRGYVSAYMVTNTDKMEAVLENPYILITDKKISSIQEILPVLEQVVQQGKPLLLVAEDIEGEALSTLVVNKLRGTFNAVAVKAPGFGDRRKAMLEDIAALTGGEVITEELGRELKSATIASLGRASKVVVTKENTTIVEGAGATEEIEARVNQIRVQLEETTSEFDREKLQERLAKLAGGVAVIKVGAATETELKERKLRIEDALNSTRAAVEEGIVSGGGVALLNVYSKVAEIQAEGDVQTGINIVLRAMEEPVRTIAHNAGLEGSVIVDRLKREEVGTGFNAANGEWVNMIQAGIVDPTKVTRSALQNAASVAAMFLTTEAVVADKPEPAGQGGMPDMSGMGGMGGMM, from the coding sequence ATGGCTAAAGAGATTATGTTTAGTGAAGAAGCACGCCGCGCAATGTTACGTGGTGTTGATGCCCTAGCAAACGCTGTTAAAGTTACTCTTGGACCTAAAGGACGCAACGTGGTTCTTGAGAAAAAATTCGGTTCACCACTTATCACAAATGATGGTGTAACGATTGCAAAAGAAATCGAATTAGAAGATGCATTCGAAAACATGGGTGCAAAGCTTGTTGCAGAAGTAGCTAGCAAAACTAACGATGTTGCCGGTGACGGTACAACAACTGCAACTGTTCTTGCACAAGCGATGATTCGCGAAGGCTTAAAGAACGTGACTGCAGGTGCGAACCCAATGGGTATCCGTAAAGGGATCGAAAAAGCAGTTGTAACTGCTGTTGAAGAATTAAAAGCTATTTCTAAACCAATCGAAAACAAAGCGTCTATCGCACAAGTTGCTGCCATCTCTGCTGCTGACGAAGAAGTAGGTCAATTGATTGCTGAAGCAATGGAGCGCGTTGGTAACGACGGCGTAATCACAATCGAAGAATCTAAAGGCTTCACAACTGAATTAGACGTTGTTGAAGGTATGCAATTTGACCGTGGATATGTATCAGCTTACATGGTAACAAACACGGACAAAATGGAAGCTGTTTTAGAAAATCCATATATCTTAATCACTGACAAGAAGATTTCTAGCATTCAAGAAATCCTTCCAGTACTTGAGCAAGTGGTACAACAAGGTAAGCCATTATTACTTGTTGCTGAAGATATCGAAGGTGAAGCATTATCTACATTAGTAGTGAATAAGCTTCGCGGAACGTTCAATGCAGTAGCTGTTAAAGCTCCTGGCTTCGGTGACCGTCGTAAAGCTATGCTTGAAGATATCGCTGCATTAACTGGAGGTGAAGTAATCACTGAAGAGCTTGGCCGTGAACTTAAATCTGCTACAATCGCATCTTTAGGACGCGCTTCTAAAGTGGTTGTAACAAAAGAAAATACAACAATCGTTGAAGGTGCAGGAGCTACGGAAGAAATCGAAGCTCGTGTAAACCAAATCCGTGTTCAATTAGAAGAAACAACTTCTGAATTTGACCGTGAAAAATTACAAGAGCGCTTAGCTAAGTTAGCTGGCGGTGTAGCAGTCATCAAAGTTGGTGCTGCAACTGAAACAGAATTAAAAGAGCGCAAGCTTCGTATCGAAGACGCATTGAACTCAACTCGTGCTGCAGTTGAAGAAGGTATCGTATCCGGTGGTGGTGTAGCCCTTCTAAACGTATACAGCAAAGTAGCTGAAATTCAAGCGGAAGGCGACGTACAAACTGGTATCAACATCGTATTACGTGCGATGGAAGAGCCTGTACGCACAATCGCTCACAACGCTGGTCTTGAAGGATCTGTTATCGTTGACCGCTTAAAGCGCGAAGAAGTTGGCACAGGCTTCAACGCTGCTAATGGCGAATGGGTAAACATGATTCAAGCTGGTATCGTTGACCCAACTAAGGTGACACGTTCAGCACTTCAAAACGCTGCATCCGTAGCAGCTATGTTCTTAACAACTGAAGCAGTTGTTGCTGACAAGCCAGAACCTGCTGGTCAAGGCGGCATGCCTGACATGAGCGGTATGGGTGGAATGGGCGGCATGATGTAA
- the groES gene encoding co-chaperone GroES — MLRPLGDRIIIELVESEEKTASGIVLPDSAKEKPQEGKVVAVGTGRVLESGERVALDVTEGNRIIFSKYAGTEVKYQGVEYLILRESDILAIVE, encoded by the coding sequence TTGTTAAGACCATTAGGTGATCGCATTATCATTGAGCTTGTTGAATCAGAAGAAAAAACTGCAAGCGGTATCGTATTACCAGATTCAGCGAAAGAAAAGCCTCAGGAAGGAAAAGTTGTTGCCGTTGGTACTGGCCGTGTACTTGAAAGCGGAGAGCGTGTAGCACTTGATGTTACTGAAGGCAATCGCATTATCTTCTCAAAATACGCTGGTACAGAAGTGAAATACCAGGGTGTTGAATACTTAATTTTACGTGAAAGCGATATCCTTGCTATTGTTGAGTAA
- a CDS encoding type II CAAX endopeptidase family protein: MKKEYWWIIIVYIAMQLSSLVGLPLLLFGFKYAGINQRLAVPIWLIASFSIALIIILFLLRKEFNTKRLEERNSSFGPSIAWAIFGVFLALFAQYIAAIIESLLGIKMGSENTKDILTIIDTLPLAILVTSIFGPILEEIVFRKIIFGALYKRFNFFISALISSVVFALAHMEPVHILLYSAMGLTFAFLYVKTKRIWVPIFAHVTMNTMVVLVQSVYKDDIERLQREAEAVQNFIGGFL; encoded by the coding sequence TTGAAAAAAGAATATTGGTGGATCATCATTGTATATATTGCTATGCAGCTTTCCAGTCTAGTTGGACTGCCATTATTACTATTCGGTTTTAAATATGCAGGAATTAATCAAAGGCTCGCTGTTCCAATTTGGTTGATTGCGAGCTTTTCTATAGCCCTCATCATCATTCTTTTCCTCTTACGGAAAGAATTCAACACAAAAAGACTAGAGGAAAGAAACAGTTCTTTCGGCCCGTCCATCGCTTGGGCGATCTTTGGTGTCTTTTTAGCGTTATTTGCTCAATATATTGCGGCCATCATCGAAAGTCTTTTAGGAATTAAAATGGGCTCGGAGAACACGAAGGACATACTAACCATCATCGACACATTACCGCTGGCCATACTCGTGACAAGTATTTTCGGTCCGATCTTAGAAGAAATCGTGTTTCGAAAAATTATTTTCGGTGCTCTTTATAAGCGATTTAATTTCTTTATCTCCGCTTTGATTAGCTCGGTGGTTTTTGCTTTAGCACATATGGAGCCTGTTCACATTTTGCTTTATTCGGCTATGGGCTTAACCTTTGCCTTTTTATATGTAAAAACCAAGCGCATTTGGGTGCCGATTTTTGCCCATGTAACCATGAACACCATGGTTGTCTTAGTCCAATCAGTCTATAAAGACGATATTGAAAGACTGCAGCGTGAGGCTGAGGCGGTTCAAAACTTTATCGGAGGATTCTTATGA
- a CDS encoding YdiK family protein, with translation MRRSPLLSGLIYFLLGGLFTYFAIDDVQKNGWGFFSYLLVVLATFDFGSGLKMITFHFKYKDKLKK, from the coding sequence ATGAGACGTTCACCTTTGTTATCCGGTTTGATTTATTTCCTACTTGGCGGGTTATTTACTTACTTCGCCATTGACGATGTGCAAAAAAACGGCTGGGGCTTCTTTAGCTATTTATTAGTCGTTCTCGCCACCTTCGACTTCGGATCAGGCCTAAAAATGATCACCTTTCATTTTAAATATAAGGATAAACTGAAAAAATAA
- a CDS encoding MDR family MFS transporter produces MTAKDSKLGLVVAGLLLGILMASMDNTIVVTAMGTIVGDLGGLESFVWVVSAYMVAEMAGMPIFGKLSDMYGRKRFFIFGLILFMAGSALCGTAETITQLSIYRAIQGIGGGALVPIAFTIMFDLFPPEKRGKMGGLFGAVFGLSSIFGPLLGAYITDHISWHWIFYINMPLGILSLIFIVMAYKESPIHQKQTIDWWGAVTLVSAVVCLMFALELGGQKYDWDSVIILSLFAGFVILFFVFLFAEKKAKDPIISFSMFKNRLFAGSTIVGLFYGAAFMAGTVYIPIFVQGVYGGSATNSGLILLPMMLGSVVTAQVGGFLTTKMSYRNIMFLSAVILIGGFLLLSTITPETSRAILTVYMIVIGLGVGFSFSVLSMAAIHPFGMEQRGSATSTSNFIRSLGMTIGITIFGTIQRNDFTEALEKAFAGMGPMPKGGAFGDSRALLSEEGRKMIPPQILDKITDALSSSIVHTFTWALVPAGLAFLFIFILGKERMVIHRGEASK; encoded by the coding sequence ATGACAGCAAAAGATAGTAAATTAGGCTTAGTAGTCGCAGGCCTATTATTAGGTATCTTAATGGCATCAATGGATAATACCATCGTTGTTACCGCAATGGGGACGATTGTTGGTGACCTCGGCGGACTGGAAAGCTTCGTTTGGGTTGTTTCTGCTTATATGGTGGCAGAGATGGCGGGGATGCCGATCTTCGGGAAATTGTCTGACATGTACGGACGGAAGCGGTTCTTTATTTTTGGGCTTATTTTGTTTATGGCAGGATCCGCTTTATGTGGTACAGCCGAAACGATTACACAGTTAAGTATTTACCGTGCGATTCAAGGGATTGGCGGCGGCGCACTTGTGCCGATTGCCTTTACGATCATGTTTGATCTCTTTCCACCTGAAAAACGCGGGAAGATGGGCGGATTGTTTGGAGCCGTCTTTGGTTTATCAAGTATTTTTGGACCGTTGCTAGGGGCGTATATTACGGATCATATCAGCTGGCATTGGATTTTCTATATTAATATGCCGCTTGGAATTTTATCATTAATCTTTATCGTGATGGCTTACAAAGAGTCACCGATTCATCAAAAGCAAACGATTGACTGGTGGGGAGCGGTGACATTAGTCAGCGCGGTCGTCTGCTTAATGTTTGCCTTGGAGCTGGGTGGACAGAAATATGATTGGGATTCAGTGATTATTTTAAGCTTATTTGCAGGATTTGTGATTTTGTTTTTCGTCTTTTTATTTGCTGAGAAAAAGGCAAAGGATCCCATCATTTCATTTTCGATGTTTAAAAACCGGTTGTTTGCTGGAAGTACGATTGTCGGTCTGTTTTATGGTGCAGCCTTTATGGCGGGGACGGTATACATACCGATTTTTGTCCAAGGGGTGTATGGAGGCAGTGCAACGAATTCTGGTTTAATTTTATTACCGATGATGCTTGGGTCGGTGGTGACTGCGCAAGTAGGCGGGTTTTTGACCACCAAAATGAGCTACCGTAATATCATGTTTTTGTCGGCAGTTATTCTGATAGGTGGATTTTTGCTTTTAAGTACGATTACTCCAGAAACCAGCCGGGCGATATTAACGGTGTACATGATTGTCATCGGACTGGGAGTGGGCTTCTCATTTTCGGTGTTGAGTATGGCGGCGATTCATCCGTTTGGCATGGAGCAGAGGGGCTCAGCGACTTCAACAAGCAACTTTATTCGTTCCCTTGGCATGACGATTGGGATTACCATTTTTGGCACGATTCAACGAAATGATTTTACAGAGGCTCTGGAAAAAGCCTTCGCTGGAATGGGACCGATGCCGAAGGGTGGAGCGTTCGGGGATTCACGGGCGTTATTATCAGAGGAAGGGCGAAAGATGATCCCTCCACAGATTCTTGATAAAATTACGGATGCTCTTTCCAGCTCGATTGTCCATACCTTTACATGGGCATTGGTACCAGCAGGTCTGGCGTTCTTGTTTATCTTTATCTTAGGCAAAGAACGAATGGTCATTCACCGGGGAGAAGCTTCAAAATAA